Proteins encoded within one genomic window of Sulfurovum sp. XGS-02:
- a CDS encoding F0F1 ATP synthase subunit B' — MLDIHLPLMLFVLALFLTLLVLLNNMLFQPLVKFMDDRDHSIAKDLEAAKGLSGNSDELNAKADEIISDAKNEAAGIRQKAIDDEKTLAASRIETRQNELETEYNKFVEKLNSDKENLKNSLLSQMPLFKESLKAKFSKL; from the coding sequence ATGCTTGACATACATTTACCATTGATGTTGTTCGTATTGGCTTTGTTTCTAACCCTACTTGTTCTTTTAAATAATATGCTATTTCAGCCATTGGTAAAATTCATGGATGACAGAGATCACTCTATAGCAAAAGATTTGGAAGCTGCAAAAGGTCTTAGTGGTAACAGTGACGAACTAAATGCAAAGGCAGATGAAATTATTAGCGATGCTAAAAATGAAGCTGCGGGGATCAGACAGAAAGCAATTGATGATGAAAAAACATTGGCTGCAAGTCGAATTGAGACTAGACAAAATGAATTAGAAACTGAGTATAACAAATTCGTAGAAAAGCTAAACTCTGACAAAGAGAACCTTAAAAACTCTCTTCTTTCTCAAATGCCTCTATTTAAAGAGAGCCTAAAAGCTAAATTTAGCAAATTATAG
- a CDS encoding ParA family protein, with amino-acid sequence MSEIISIANQKGGVGKTTTAVNLAASLAEKGKKVLLLDIDPQSNATTSLGFSRGDYEYNIYHVLIGSKKLSEVILKTDIKNLKLVPSNIGLVGIEKEFYNPKAKNRELFLKGKLQEVASKFDFIIIDSPPALGPITINALSASDSVIIPIQCEFFALEGLAQLLNTVGLLKKTINPKLKIKGFLPTMYSGQNNLSKQVLADLSHHFKDKLFHVKKGKKCIVVPRNVKIAESPSFGKPVTSYAVSSKGSVAYRDLATVIARG; translated from the coding sequence ATGAGTGAGATAATTAGTATAGCCAATCAAAAAGGTGGCGTAGGAAAAACAACGACAGCAGTAAATTTGGCAGCCTCTTTGGCTGAAAAAGGGAAGAAAGTCCTTCTTCTTGACATTGATCCACAGTCCAATGCAACCACGAGTTTGGGCTTCAGCAGAGGGGATTATGAATATAATATCTATCATGTACTTATCGGAAGTAAAAAACTTTCAGAAGTGATCCTTAAAACAGATATTAAAAATCTAAAACTTGTGCCTTCTAACATTGGTTTGGTCGGTATAGAAAAAGAGTTTTATAATCCTAAGGCAAAAAACAGAGAGTTGTTTCTAAAAGGAAAACTTCAAGAGGTCGCTTCGAAATTTGATTTTATTATTATAGATTCACCTCCGGCACTGGGCCCTATTACCATTAATGCGTTGAGTGCATCGGATTCTGTGATCATACCGATCCAGTGTGAATTTTTCGCCCTGGAAGGATTGGCACAGCTCCTCAATACAGTAGGGCTTTTGAAAAAGACGATCAATCCGAAACTCAAGATCAAAGGTTTCCTGCCTACGATGTATTCAGGTCAGAATAACCTTTCTAAGCAGGTGCTTGCCGACTTGAGTCATCATTTTAAAGACAAACTTTTCCATGTAAAAAAAGGGAAAAAGTGTATTGTTGTACCGCGAAATGTCAAGATCGCAGAGAGTCCAAGTTTTGGAAAACCAGTGACTTCATATGCTGTAAGTTCAAAAGGTTCTGTTGCCTATAGGGACCTTGCAACAGTCATTGCAAGAGGTTAG
- a CDS encoding F0F1 ATP synthase subunit B — translation MKKIVLLSLLMVPAVLLASGGDAESSRYFAQTGRESDFWPRVINFTIFAALLYYLIANPIKNFFKGRSEDIATQLNEIEKKLQAAKDEKKEAQNRLDESKKRAEEILADAKAEAILLAEKIATANQNELALLDKQLEEKMSLEERKAAREAIDEILSENITADDIMLDEAKVVEIISKKVA, via the coding sequence ATGAAAAAAATAGTACTATTGTCTTTACTTATGGTACCTGCTGTGCTTTTGGCTAGTGGCGGTGATGCAGAGTCAAGCCGTTACTTTGCTCAAACTGGTAGAGAATCAGACTTTTGGCCGAGAGTCATTAACTTTACGATCTTTGCAGCTTTGCTTTATTACTTGATCGCAAATCCGATCAAAAACTTCTTTAAAGGCAGAAGTGAAGATATTGCAACGCAACTAAATGAGATCGAAAAGAAACTTCAAGCAGCGAAAGATGAGAAAAAAGAAGCGCAGAATCGTTTAGATGAAAGTAAAAAGAGAGCAGAAGAAATTCTTGCCGACGCAAAAGCAGAAGCAATTCTCTTAGCAGAAAAGATCGCGACTGCAAATCAAAATGAGTTAGCACTTTTAGATAAACAACTTGAAGAGAAAATGTCTCTTGAAGAGAGAAAAGCAGCAAGAGAAGCCATCGATGAGATATTAAGTGAAAATATCACTGCAGATGACATCATGTTAGATGAAGCTAAAGTTGTTGAAATTATTTCTAAGAAGGTGGCGTAA
- a CDS encoding ParB/RepB/Spo0J family partition protein, with amino-acid sequence MALGRGLGEILSEVEEAYERDLSDIDSFELESQGARVEDIAVESIAANPFQPRKHFDEQALKELSHSIAEHGLLQPIVVIEKEEGYLLIAGERRLRAHKLAKLTTIKAIIANVDIDEIRLRELALIENIQRENLNAIELANSYAELIEVHNITHDDLSSIVHKSRSQITNTMRLLSLSSYAQEQLVEGKISQGHAKVLVGLDEKKQKIVIDSVIGQKLSVRDTENMVKSHKENVPVTTSKPVTVKLLEKYADVLAESLPFKHKLKAKSIEISFDNEKEVENFLTQLQTK; translated from the coding sequence ATGGCATTAGGCAGAGGACTGGGAGAGATCCTTTCTGAGGTAGAAGAGGCGTATGAAAGAGACTTAAGCGATATTGACAGTTTTGAGCTTGAATCTCAAGGTGCCAGGGTAGAAGATATCGCCGTTGAGAGTATTGCAGCAAACCCATTCCAACCACGTAAACATTTTGATGAACAGGCCCTCAAAGAGTTAAGTCACTCTATCGCAGAGCATGGACTGCTTCAGCCTATCGTTGTGATAGAAAAAGAGGAGGGGTATCTTCTTATTGCCGGTGAGCGTCGTCTTAGAGCACATAAACTTGCAAAACTCACTACTATAAAAGCCATTATTGCCAATGTAGACATAGATGAGATAAGACTCCGTGAACTTGCACTGATTGAAAATATACAACGAGAAAACCTCAATGCAATTGAACTGGCAAATTCTTATGCCGAGCTGATAGAGGTCCATAATATCACACATGATGACCTCTCTTCTATTGTGCACAAAAGCCGTTCACAGATCACCAATACAATGCGTCTTCTCAGCCTCTCTTCTTATGCTCAAGAGCAACTTGTTGAGGGGAAGATATCGCAGGGACACGCAAAGGTCCTGGTCGGACTTGATGAAAAGAAACAAAAAATTGTGATAGACAGTGTCATTGGTCAGAAACTGAGTGTACGTGATACAGAAAATATGGTGAAGAGTCATAAAGAGAATGTTCCTGTCACTACCTCTAAACCGGTCACTGTGAAGCTACTGGAAAAATACGCTGATGTTTTAGCAGAGAGTTTGCCTTTTAAACATAAGCTCAAAGCAAAAAGTATCGAGATTAGTTTTGATAATGAAAAAGAGGTTGAAAACTTCCTGACACAGTTACAAACAAAGTAA
- a CDS encoding F0F1 ATP synthase subunit delta — protein MEELIAKRYAKALSSVSKDLPGVLEVLNVLSEVVSSTEIKSTLTSPIISSEDKTAMILSSLGESDATLVNFIKILGENGRLDLLPIITKVLNSDQQKASNSYEGVLKSASSLDEAAVANLEETLKKYTGSMIKLTQEKSDFDGVRVSVDDLGIEVNFSKQRVKEQLIDFIKKSL, from the coding sequence ATGGAAGAGTTAATTGCTAAAAGATATGCTAAAGCACTTTCTTCAGTATCTAAAGACCTTCCAGGTGTTTTAGAAGTACTTAATGTACTTAGTGAAGTGGTAAGCAGTACAGAGATCAAGTCAACATTGACATCTCCGATCATTTCAAGTGAAGATAAGACAGCAATGATCTTATCTTCACTGGGTGAGAGTGATGCAACACTTGTGAACTTCATTAAGATTTTAGGTGAAAATGGAAGACTTGATCTCCTTCCTATTATTACAAAAGTATTGAATTCAGATCAGCAAAAAGCTTCAAATTCATATGAAGGTGTATTGAAAAGTGCATCATCACTTGATGAGGCAGCAGTCGCTAATCTTGAAGAGACACTTAAAAAGTATACAGGTTCAATGATCAAACTGACACAAGAAAAAAGTGACTTTGACGGGGTACGTGTTTCAGTTGATGATTTGGGTATAGAGGTAAACTTCTCTAAGCAGAGAGTTAAAGAACAGTTAATTGATTTCATTAAGAAATCTTTGTAG